One genomic window of Caldivirga maquilingensis IC-167 includes the following:
- a CDS encoding DUF1641 domain-containing protein — MTTQEQVQVSPDEKLAEALSILAENADELKGLVELIVELKRSGVLDSLMQIINRFEELIQYLFQDPAVFRLLAIALDGSLGLMNKLDANDVIRLKELMQSLGGCMSKNVNAVSNAKPVKGLMGLWRALGDEDVQRGLGVALELVKILGKCSSGKQ; from the coding sequence ATGACAACCCAAGAACAGGTTCAAGTAAGCCCTGATGAAAAACTCGCCGAGGCATTAAGTATACTTGCTGAGAACGCTGATGAGTTGAAGGGCTTAGTCGAATTAATAGTGGAGTTAAAACGCAGCGGCGTCTTAGATTCACTAATGCAGATAATTAACAGGTTTGAGGAGCTTATACAGTATTTATTCCAGGATCCAGCTGTGTTTAGGCTCCTAGCCATTGCACTGGACGGTAGCTTAGGCTTAATGAATAAGTTAGATGCCAACGACGTTATTAGGCTTAAGGAGTTAATGCAGAGCCTAGGTGGATGCATGAGCAAGAATGTTAATGCGGTCTCTAATGCTAAGCCCGTTAAGGGATTAATGGGACTTTGGAGAGCATTAGGTGATGAGGATGTTCAAAGGGGATTAGGAGTAGCGCTTGAGTTAGTTAAGATACTTGGTAAATGCTCAAGCGGTAAACAGTAA
- a CDS encoding NAD(P)/FAD-dependent oxidoreductase, producing MGKKILVLGGGVGGVVAAKKLAERLRNRVDAEITLISDTDYYLLPPLLVNIALGDMDPAQAQLPLSMLSKRGVKSVKAAVTKIDPDNRVVETDKGKFNYDYLLASLGTEFDFKSYNLGVGYHNYTLDGALKLREALRNFKGGSVVVFTPEPLYRCGVYPFEIIAQLDTIFRKRGIRDKVDLTLIHPFEKPIQPLGPEAVKITEDVFAQKGIKYIGNAKPVEVDDKGKVVVTTSDKVKYDLLIVVPPARLPKPFDGTPLVVDTPSGKWTAINVYTGRSIKYDDVYLPGEHSMPAIGLPTAGVPVHFTALASTASIAGELLGEPVDPAQINAMACAMDYGDLGMMFNCDIKLDLKNNKALWVGNCYSILTSPLGKLIKDLFYKTWLQTTM from the coding sequence ATGGGTAAGAAAATCCTAGTGCTGGGTGGTGGCGTTGGTGGTGTGGTAGCTGCTAAGAAACTTGCAGAAAGGCTAAGGAATCGTGTCGATGCTGAAATAACATTAATAAGTGACACTGACTATTACCTACTACCACCGTTACTGGTTAACATTGCGTTAGGTGATATGGATCCGGCGCAGGCTCAATTACCATTATCAATGCTTAGTAAAAGAGGCGTCAAGAGTGTTAAAGCCGCTGTAACTAAGATTGACCCTGATAATAGGGTTGTTGAGACTGATAAAGGCAAGTTTAACTATGATTATTTACTGGCGAGCCTTGGTACAGAGTTTGATTTTAAATCATATAACTTAGGGGTTGGTTACCATAACTACACCCTCGATGGTGCGCTTAAGCTAAGGGAGGCATTAAGGAACTTTAAGGGGGGAAGTGTAGTAGTGTTTACCCCTGAGCCATTATATAGGTGTGGTGTTTACCCGTTTGAAATCATTGCTCAATTAGATACAATATTTAGGAAGAGGGGGATTAGGGATAAGGTTGATTTAACGCTTATACACCCATTTGAGAAGCCTATACAGCCACTTGGCCCTGAGGCTGTTAAGATAACTGAGGATGTATTTGCTCAAAAGGGCATTAAATACATTGGTAATGCCAAGCCTGTTGAGGTTGATGATAAGGGTAAGGTTGTCGTAACCACTTCAGATAAGGTTAAGTACGATTTACTCATAGTTGTTCCACCAGCTAGATTACCTAAGCCCTTCGATGGAACACCGCTAGTGGTTGATACTCCAAGCGGTAAATGGACCGCAATAAACGTGTACACTGGTAGGAGTATTAAGTATGATGATGTCTACCTACCTGGGGAGCATTCCATGCCCGCAATAGGCTTACCCACAGCTGGAGTACCAGTGCATTTCACCGCATTGGCAAGCACCGCATCAATAGCAGGTGAATTACTTGGTGAACCGGTGGATCCAGCTCAAATAAACGCAATGGCCTGCGCCATGGATTACGGTGACTTAGGCATGATGTTCAACTGCGACATTAAGCTTGACCTTAAGAATAATAAAGCCCTCTGGGTAGGCAACTGCTACAGTATATTGACATCACCATTAGGTAAGCTTATAAAGGATCTATTCTACAAGACATGGCTACAGACAACAATGTAA
- the prpB gene encoding methylisocitrate lyase, with product MKPVLLDKGKPKPSEIRGRFRERLGKDGIIVAPGVFIPAAAMLAEELGFEAVYFSGAAYSNMLGLPDLGVFTLSELSYYLRFFTNAVSIPLIVDIDTGFGEALNVARTIRELEDVGVSAVHIEDQEMPKKCGHLAGKRVIPIDEMVKKIKAAVEARRDDNFIIIARTDARDVEGFDSAVERAKVYLEAGADAIFPEALHSKEEFMEFARRVKAPLLANMTEFGKTPYITAKEFEEMGYKIVIFPVTTFRYAMGAIKRALITLKNEGSQLSLINDMMSREDVYQLIGYHDYEEWDKNLAEEASKLLSGRIKLR from the coding sequence ATGAAACCTGTACTACTTGATAAGGGTAAGCCTAAGCCAAGTGAGATTAGGGGGAGGTTTAGGGAGAGACTGGGTAAGGATGGTATAATAGTGGCTCCTGGTGTTTTCATTCCAGCTGCAGCAATGTTAGCTGAGGAATTGGGGTTTGAGGCTGTTTACTTCAGTGGCGCCGCGTACTCCAATATGCTTGGTTTACCTGATCTAGGCGTCTTCACGCTTAGTGAATTATCATACTACCTGAGGTTCTTTACAAATGCAGTAAGCATACCCCTTATCGTTGATATTGACACAGGCTTTGGGGAGGCATTAAATGTTGCAAGGACCATTAGGGAGCTTGAGGATGTTGGCGTATCCGCAGTTCATATTGAGGATCAGGAAATGCCTAAGAAGTGCGGGCACTTAGCAGGTAAGAGGGTTATACCCATTGATGAAATGGTTAAGAAGATTAAGGCTGCAGTTGAGGCTAGGAGGGATGATAACTTCATTATAATAGCTAGGACTGATGCTAGGGATGTTGAGGGCTTTGATTCAGCAGTGGAGAGGGCTAAGGTTTACCTTGAAGCTGGCGCTGATGCAATATTCCCTGAGGCACTCCACAGTAAGGAGGAGTTCATGGAGTTCGCCAGGAGGGTTAAGGCACCACTGCTTGCTAATATGACTGAGTTTGGAAAGACACCGTACATTACTGCGAAGGAGTTTGAGGAAATGGGTTATAAGATAGTTATATTCCCTGTAACAACATTCAGGTACGCTATGGGTGCTATTAAAAGGGCGTTAATTACCCTTAAGAATGAGGGTAGTCAATTAAGCTTAATTAACGATATGATGAGTAGGGAGGATGTTTACCAACTCATTGGATACCATGATTATGAGGAGTGGGATAAGAATTTAGCTGAGGAGGCTAGTAAACTATTAAGTGGTAGAATTAAGCTGAGGTAG